GGCATCGAGGCCGACCGGGCGGTCAACCGGGTGGTCGACCGGATGCTGTGGCGACGCCGGGCGCGGCACACCGCGGCCGTCGACCTGGACGGTGCCGGGAAGTCCGACAGCGACCACGACAGTGCGGACGACGGCGGATGAGCGCCGAGGAGCCGCAGGGTCCGTCGGTCGACCCTCGCCACCTGCGCGACGTGCCGAAGGACGCGCGCGAGTTCCAGGGCGAGCGGGCCGGGATCGTGAGCCGGGTGCTCGCCAACATCGTCGACTTCCTCGTCGTCATGGGGATCGTCGTCGGGCTCTGGGTGGGCTGGAACGCGCTGCTGTTCCTGGTCGATCCGAGGCGCACCGACTGGCCACAGCCCGGTTTGCTTCTGCTCGTCCTGGTCGGCGGGTGGGTGCAGTTCCTCTACTTCACGGCGTCCTGGGCGACGACCGGGCGGACGGCGGGCAACCACATCCTGGGCCTACGGGTGGTGAGCTTCCGCGGTCTGCGGATGCGGTGGGCGGGGGCGGCCATCCGGGCCGTCTTCTGCGTGCTGTTCCCGGTCGGACTGGTCTGGACGGCCTTCAGCCGGCAGAACCGCTCGGTGCAGGACACCGTGCTGCGCACCTCAGTCATCTACGACTGGGTCACCCAGGGGGCTGTCGCTTCGCCGGCCCTGTGGGACCGGGGGACCCCGAAGGACACCCCGAAGAGCTGATCCGGGACGGTTCACCCTGGTTGGGTGATCCGGGAGGCCTCTGCGCGGACGACCGTGGTCTCGCACCATCAGACGACCCTGCTGCCCGCACACACGGAGGCCACACATGGCTGAGGACATCGACGTAGCTCCGATCGACTACCTGGTGGTGGAGTTCCCGGGTAACAAGATGACCGGGGAGGCCTTCCCGATCCTGGTCGATCTGGCCGACCGCGGGATCGTCCGGATCCTGGACCTGCTGTTCATCAAGCGGGAGCTGGACGGCACGGTCAGGGGTCTCGCCCTCACCGACCTCGACAGCGACGGCACGCTCGACCTCGCGGTGTTCGAAGGGGCCTCGTCCGGTCTGCTGGGCGACGACGACGTCACCGAGGCCGCCTCAGCGATCCTGCCCGGCAACTCCGCGGCCGTGCTCGTGTTCGAGAACACCTGGGCGGGCCCGTTCGTGTCCGCCCTGCGCCGCAGCGGCGCCGAGCTCGTGGCCAGCGGTCGGATCCCGGTGGCGGACGTGCTCGCCGCCCTGGACGACGCC
The Actinomycetes bacterium DNA segment above includes these coding regions:
- a CDS encoding RDD family protein, with translation MSAEEPQGPSVDPRHLRDVPKDAREFQGERAGIVSRVLANIVDFLVVMGIVVGLWVGWNALLFLVDPRRTDWPQPGLLLLVLVGGWVQFLYFTASWATTGRTAGNHILGLRVVSFRGLRMRWAGAAIRAVFCVLFPVGLVWTAFSRQNRSVQDTVLRTSVIYDWVTQGAVASPALWDRGTPKDTPKS
- a CDS encoding DUF6325 family protein codes for the protein MAEDIDVAPIDYLVVEFPGNKMTGEAFPILVDLADRGIVRILDLLFIKRELDGTVRGLALTDLDSDGTLDLAVFEGASSGLLGDDDVTEAASAILPGNSAAVLVFENTWAGPFVSALRRSGAELVASGRIPVADVLAALDDAESKS